In Euwallacea fornicatus isolate EFF26 chromosome 2, ASM4011564v1, whole genome shotgun sequence, one genomic interval encodes:
- the Zpr1 gene encoding zinc finger protein ZPR1 codes for MSTKPLFRDLTGEDPDPEVTVVESLCMNCQQNGLTRLLLTRIPYFKDVVVMSFSCDHCGYQNNEIQPSNVIPDRGIRIKLLIKDKQTLNRQLVKSDHTRIEIPEVNFEIPSQSQKGEVTTVEGIINRAISGLEQDQPARREQHLEVAKQIDTFISSLEELKNVEKPFNIILEDISGNSFIENPNAPKTDPDCSYEYFKRTTEQDHELGLFTHEEVTDEKKEEKTLLHLIKEGEFTLEDIEGEVLQFDTNCPSCGTPCQTNMKMTNIPHFKEVIIMATTCDTCGNRTNEVKSGAGIEPQGVHIEVDVRNKTDLTRDVLKSETCDLEIPQLELTVGPHALGGRFTTVEGLILAIKDQLNDPTTSHIFGDSKDQMALVQFEHFLTKLDEVLENKINITIVLDDPCGNSYIQSMKDEDEPDEQLRITHYERTFEQNEDLGLNDMKTENYGEEKTANST; via the exons atgaGCACTAAACCACTATTTCGTGACTTAACTGGAGAAGACCCAGATCCTGAAGTCACCGTTGTGGAATCTTTATGCATGAATTGCCAACAAAAC GGCTTAACCAGGCTCTTACTTACTAGGATTCCATATTTTAAAGATGTGGTAGTAATGTCATTCTCTTGTGATCATTGTGGCTATCAGAATAATGAAATTCAACCAAGCAATGTTATTCCTGACCGAGGAATAAGgataaaattacttattaaagATAAGCAAACCTTGAACCGACAACTTGTAAAAAGTGATCACACTAGGATAGAAATTCCTgaagttaattttgaaattccctCTCAAAGTCAAAAAGGAG AAGTTACCACAGTGGAGGGTATCATTAATAGAGCTATTTCTGGATTGGAACAAGATCAGCCTGCGAGAAGAGAGCAGCACTTGGAAGTTGCCAAACAAATTGATACATTTATAAGCTCTTTAGAAGAGCTTAAAAACGTGGAAAAGCCCTTTAACATA ATATTAGAAGATATATCCGGCAATAGTTTCATTGAAAACCCCAATGCTCCAAAAACAGATCCGGATTGCTCTTATGAGTATTTCAAACGCACTACAGAACAGGATCATGAACTAGGTTTGTTTACACATGAAGAAGTCACAGATGAGAAGAAGGAAGAAAAAACTTTGCTTCATTTGATCAAAGAAGGTGAGTTTACGCTTGAGGATATTGAAGGAGAAGTTCTTCAATTTGACACGAATTGTCCAAGCTGTGGTACGCCCTGTCAGACAAACATGAAAATGACCA ATATTCCACATTTTAAAGAAGTGATAATAATGGCGACAACATGCGATACCTGTGGGAATAGAACCAATGAAGTGAAGTCTGGGGCTGGTATTGAGCCCCAAGGGGTTCACATTGAGGTCGATGTTCGAAACAAAACGGACCTTACTAGAGATGTTTTGAAG TCTGAAACTTGCGATTTGGAAATACCTCAACTAGAGCTAACAGTAGGCCCTCATGCTTTGGGCGGGCGATTTACCACAGTGGAGGGCCTTATTTTGGCAATAAAGGATCAGCTAAACGATCCAACTACTTCACATATTTTCGGAGATTCCAAAGACCAAATGGCTTTAGTACAATTCGAACATTTTCTAACTAAACTAGATGAagttcttgaaaataaaatcaacaTCACGATTGTTCTAGATGATCCTTGTGGGAATAGCTATATTCAG agtatgaaagaTGAAGATGAGCCAGACGAACAACTAAGAATAACTCATTATGAAAGGacttttgaacaaaatgaaGATCTAGGGCTCAATGAtatgaaaactgaaaattatggagaggaaaaaactgcaaattccACTTAG
- the LOC136348069 gene encoding insulin-like growth factor-binding protein complex acid labile subunit produces MRFPPCWDNESVFKVRNQYSFFWKSTKTSSQLNGKERTGDVRIFKAASLAYLAAPQALDCLFRLKRKILIRSVQFFFLLQISSQDEAVLTPVCKYGYRGSLTAVCINATANLFRETPYRFDHLDETLVCVTCNLSNITRGTFDINGNRIKALVLENSNIKTIAVSAFTGLVFMEELHLTNNSIFHVDPGAFHGTRKVKQIFLDRALTGPLPDMVFQDLVLLRELYLNNNDLKMLNKDTFYGLANLENLDLSNNKLSELNGSVANLGQLKFLTLSNNLLTMITRTELTGLKSLVTLDLSMNSLYFFNINIGPPNSLRMLNLSRNMLGYSILKEGQFNDLKNLENLDLSRNSLTSVFPKLFIGLFNLRELQLAENNITKFPLGVFSGLPSLKLINVSNNRIESAIISGRQILPQVHTIDFSYNALQEFDFVGFLRRLPSISKVWLSGNNLDCKESRRIEQYFKQENILYRLDFHIKCPALSQSELKHVDGDLEKEFSRYGKSSSTLIALKVTLVILISVFVGVLFYVQFFILNRKLK; encoded by the exons ATGAGGTTCCCCCCTTGTTGGGATAACGAATCCGTCTTCAAAGTTAGGAACCAATACTCCTTTTTCTGGAAGTCAACGAAGACTTCAAGTCAATTAAATGGCAAAGAGAGGACGGGGGATGTTCGGATTTTTAAAGCTGCCTCTCTTGCCTATCTTGCAGCACCACAAGCTCTAGATTGTCTCTTCAGACTAAAA AGAAAGATTCTCATTCGGAGCGTACAATTCTTCTTCCTCCTCCAAATATCTTCTCAGGACGAAGCTGTTTTAACCCCAGTGTGCAAGTACGGGTATCGAGGTTCCCTCACTGCAGTCTGCATCAATGCCACTGCGAATCTATTCAGAGAAACCCCATACCGCTTCGATCATTTGGATGAAACATTGGTCTGCGTCACCTGCAATCTTTCCAACATCACTAGAGGCACTTTCGACATAAATGGGAACAGGATAAAGGCCCTTGTTCTGGAAAATAGCAACATCAAGACCATAGCTGTGAGTGCATTTACTGGATTGGTGTTTATGGAGGAGTTACATCTCACCAACAACTCAATTTTCCACGTAGACCCCGGAGCATTCCACGGAACCAGGAAGGTTAAGCAAATATTTCTCGATAGAGCTTTAACGGGACCTTTGCCAGATATGGTGTTCCAAGACTTGGTACTGCTTAGAGAGTTGTATTTGAATaacaatgatttaaaaatgttgaataagGACACTTTTTATGGGTTGGCTAACTTAGAGAACCTGGATTTGAGCAATAACAAGCTCAGCGAATTAAACGGGTCTGTGGCCAATTTAGGACAACTGAAGTTCTTAACTTtatctaataatttattaaccaTGATCACACGCACAGAATTAACTGGTCTGAAAAGTCTGGTGACATTGGACTTGTCCATGAACagcctttatttttttaatatcaacatCGGGCCACCCAACTCCTTGAGAATGCTAAATCTCTCGAGGAACATGCTGGGCTACTCCATTTTAAAAGAAGGTCAATTCAACGACTTGAAGAATCTCGAAAATCTGGACTTGTCTCGAAACTCGTTGACGTCAGTCTTCCCAAAGCTTTTCATAGGCCTTTTCAATCTGCGAGAATTGCAATTGgctgaaaataatataactaAGTTCCCTTTAGGGGTATTCTCAGGCCTGCCTTCATTGAAGCTCATCAATGTGTCTAATAATCGTATAGAAAGCGCAATTATAAGTGGAAGACAAATCTTACCCCAAGTGCACACCAtcgatttttcttataatGCGTTGCAAGAGTTCGACTTCGTTGGATTCCTGAGGCGGTTGCCTAGCATAAGCAAAGTATGGCTCAGTGGCAACAATTTAGACTGTAAGGAGAGCAGGAGGATTGAACAGTATTTTAAACAGGAAAATATCCTCTACAGATTAGATTTCCACATCAAATGTCCTGCACTTTCGCAGAGCGAACTTAAACACGTTGATGGGGATCTTGAGAAGGAGTTCAGCAGGTATGGCAAAAGTTCCTCAACTTTGATCGCGTTGAAAGTCACCCTGGTGATCTTGATTTCTGTATTTGTGGGAGTTTTGTTTTATGTGCAGTTCTTCATATTAAATCGAAAGCTAAAGTAA
- the LOC136348064 gene encoding chaoptin-like: MKSLLKLSFWVPLLLTAFVELRRIQSYPPKRSIYHSRIGFDTNIKLSSLGQYSSSSLSDFMKCSYGERGSLTAICYNATPKYFKNTMYKFDHLDETLKCVNCTLNVIESNTFDLAGNQIRRLDLRNSHIEELNRKAFMGLIFMEELDLAENKIKAILNGTFNGTKKIHKLDLAKNQISVLLNSGLAELSNLNELILSRNSIGTIEEKAFDGLENLKNLDLSYNYIISINNSLDNLTSLENLNLRHNNIHKFMGQEFQSLTKLTKLVLSDNNLNNEFSINLKPGNMLRLLDLSYTNISTLWFSHENLDSLEILDLSYNNISFIRRMSLGTMHNLRALLLDHNKLKEFNTGQWVGFSQLTLLTLSRNSIEQVSITGVYSLQNLQILILSHNNLTNLDYTLLISRLPSLSQLNLEGNMLPCSLEEEMKRDFIEDNFKFVLTDNSTVEFKCTNISVLKSPHRFLNDPHIFDDSTKASDVVLFVILSLMIAAIGVLFYVQFLFYKGVRISFPTRLESNMNLIHPDDEHEQSDEVFENVISFILIYFFVISLLNHLESVCGRTVVHFIRIVLGLLLRRLTGKMTFNCFWVPIWLLILSHHSRADSSSVLASHDLMKCTYGERGSLTATCYNATPKYFKTTLYKFDHLDETLKCVNCILTIIDSNTFDLSGNHIIYLDLKNSQIESLRPKAFMGLIFLLELNLSSNKIKAIHPGTFTGTKKICTIDLSYNEIITLLDSEFKELENLSQLNLNRNQIKIIDEKAFSGLQNLKYLDLSYNFIDVINISLYNLTKLNTLSLKHNKIQKVTGFEFHNLSNLEELDLSENLLDDNFSIHLNPENVLRQLDLSYNKINTLWFTYGYLNRLELLDLSHNNISKINKSSFQALYSLRFLHLQNNKLKIVATGQLSGFSQLQFLNCSYNLIEQVAITGVFSVQNLNTLDLSHNFLNNLDYMALTARLPSLSYLKLEDNVLPCSLEKEMNRDFAEDNFKYVLVDNVVGSFVCMNTSVVKSHQRFLTDSYIQDDSLTVSDIIMFVIMSLVLMAIGVLFYVQFLFYKGLQISFPTRVESTMNLIEADNEQEDDGLERIIEP, from the exons atgaaaagtctcttaaaaCTGTCTTTTTGG GTTCCCCTATTGCTGACTGCCTTTGTAGAGTTAAGGAGAATTCAATCTTACCCTCCAAAGAGATCCATTTACCATTCTAGAATCGGATTTGATACGAACATAAAGTTGTCTTCACTTGGGCAGTACTCCTCCTCATCACTTTCAGACTTCATGAAATGTTCCTATGGAGAAAGAGGCTCGTTGACCGCCATTTGTTACAACGCTACGCCTAAATACTTCAAGAACACCATGTATAAATTTGACCACTTGGACGAAACGCTGAAGTGCGTCAACTGCACCTTGAATGTTATAGAATCCAACACATTTGACTTGGCCGGGAATCAGATAAGACGTTTGGACTTAAGAAACAGTCATATTGAGGAGTTAAATAGGAAGGCATTTATGGGTCTCATTTTCATGGAAGAGCTAGATCtggcagaaaataaaataaaggcaATTCTGAATG GTACATTCAACGGCACCAAGAAGATCCACAAGCTGGACCtcgcaaaaaatcaaataagtgTGTTGCTCAATTCCGGATTAGCCgaactttcaaatttaaatgaactAATTTTGTCGAGAAACTCGATTGGGACAATTGAAGAAAAGGCCTTTGATGGTCTTGAAAACCTAAAGAACTTGGACTTAAGTTACAACTACATCATCTCTATAAACAACAGCCTAGACAACTTGACTAGTCTGGAGAATTTGAACTTGAGACATAACAATATCCACAAATTTATGGGGCAGGAGTTTCAATCCTTGACCAAGCTCACGAAGTTGGTGCTTTCGGACAATAATCTAAACAACgaattctctattaatttgaaacCAGGAAACATGCTGCGCTTGTTGGATTTATCCTACACCAACATCAGCACTTTGTGGTTCTCCCATGAAAACCTCGATAGTTTGGAAATACTGGATCTAAGCTACAATAATATATCTTTTATCAGAAGAATGTCGCTCGGCACTATGCACAACTTAAGGGCGCTATTGCTGGATCATAATAAGTTAAAGGAGTTTAACACTGGCCAATGGGTCGGTTTCTCGCAACTTACACTCCTAACTTTATCAAGAAACAGCATAGAGCAGGTATCCATAACCGGGGTTTATTCCCTGCAAAAcctgcaaattttaattttgtcacACAACAACTTAACTAACTTGGATTACACGTTGCTCATTTCCAGATTGCCAAGCTTGTCCCAGTTGAACCTTGAGGGCAACATGTTACCTTGCTCTTTGGAAGAAGAGATGAAAAGAGACTTTATTGAGGataactttaaatttgttttgacCGACAATAGCACTGTTGAGTTTAAATGCACAAATATTTCGGTGCTAAAGTCGCCCCATAGGTTCTTGAATGACCCGCATATATTCGATGATTCCACGAAGGCCTCCGATGTTGTCTTGTTTGTTATACTGTCTCTGATGATAGCGGCAATTGGAGTTTTGTTTTACGTGCAATTTCTGTTTTACAAGGGAGTTCGCATCAGTTTTCCTACTCGTTTAGAATCTAATATGAATCTTATCCATCCGGATGATGAGCATGAGCAGAGCGACGaagtatttgaaaatgtaatatCC tttattttaatttatttcttcgtAATCAGTTTGCTCAATCACTTGGAGAGTGTGTGTGGAAGGACTGTAGTGCATTTTATAAGAATAGTGTTAGGTTTGCTTCTTCGAAGATTGACTGGGAAAATGACTTTTAACTGCTTTTGG GTCCCAATATGGCTGTTAATACTTTCTCACCACTCCCGAGCAGATAGTTCGTCCGTACTGGCATCTCATGACTTAATGAAATGCACCTATGGAGAAAGAGGCTCGTTAACCGCCACCTGTTACAATGCCACGCCCAAATACTTTaagaccaccctgtataagtttGATCATCTGGATGAAACTCTGAAGTGCGTCAACTGCATCTTGACTATTATCGATAGCAACACATTCGATTTATCCGGAAATCATATCATTTATCTGGACCTAAAGAACAGTCAAATTGAGAGTCTCAGACCTAAGGCTTTCATGGGCCTTATTTTTCTGTTGGAATTGAATTTGTCTAGCAATAAGATCAAAGCTATTCATCCAG GTACCTTCACCGGCACCAAGAAGATCTGCACGATTGATTTATCATACAATGAAATAATCACCTTATTGGATTCTGAATTCAAAGAACTAGAAAATCTATCACAGCTGAATTTGAACAGAAATCAGATTAAAATTATAGATGAAAAAGCATTTAGTGGACTTCAGAACTTGAAATATCTGGACTTGAGCTACAATTTCATCGACGTTATCAATATCAGCTTGTACAACTTGAccaaattaaacactctgAGCTTGAAGCATAATAAGATCCAGAAAGTTACCGGCTTCGAGTTTCACAATCTTTCCAATCTTGAGGAGTTAGATTTATCAGAAAACTTACTGGATGATAACTTTTCAATCCACCTCAATCCGGAAAACGTGCTTAGACAACTTGATTTGTCCTACAATAAGATCAACACCCTCTGGTTCACCTACGGCTACCTCAACCGCTTAGAATTACTCGACTTGAGCCATAACAACatatctaaaataaataaatcctccTTTCAGGCGTTGTACTCTTTGAGGTTTCTTCATTTGCAGAACAACAAGTTGAAGATAGTGGCAACTGGACAGTTGAGCGGTTTCTCGCAACTGCAGTTTCTCAACTGCtcttataatttaattgagCAGGTAGCCATAACTGGAGTTTTCTCtgtgcaaaatttgaacactCTGGATTTGTCCCACAACTTCTTGAATAACCTAGACTACATGGCACTAACTGCACGATTGCCTAGTCTCTCCTACCTCAAATTGGAGGACAATGTGTTGCCGTGTTCCCTTGAGAAGGAGATGAACAGAGACTTTGCCGAGGACAACTTCAAGTACGTTCTCGTGGACAACGTGGTTGGATCGTTCGTATGTATGAACACTTCTGTCGTCAAGTCACATCAACGGTTCTTGACTGATTCGTATATACAGGATGACTCATTGACAGTCTCAGATATTATAATGTTCGTTATAATGTCCTTAGTGTTAATGGCAATAGGGGTTTTATTCTATGTGCAATTCCTATTTTACAAGGGGTTGCAAATCAGCTTTCCGACGCGCGTAGAGTCCACTATGAACCTCATTGAGGCCGATAATGAGCAAGAAGATGATGGGCTTGAGCGTATCATAGAGCCATGA